GATCTGCCTCATCTCAATTTTGCTGCGGGAATTCCGCCTTACCTGCGGGGGCCTTACAGCACCATGTACGTGATGCGGCCCTGGACCATTCGCCAGTACGCCGGGTTCTCAACCGCCGAGGAAAGTAACGCCTTTTACCGCCGCAACCTCGCTGCGGGACAAAAAGGGCTTTCGGTAGCCTTTGACCTTCCCACCCACCGCGGGTACGACAGTGACCACGAAAGAGTGGTGGGAGACGTTGGGAAAGCAGGGGTGGCCATAGACTCGGTAGAAGACATGAAGGTGCTCTTTGACCAGATCCCGCTAGACCAGATGTCGGTTTCCATGACCATGAATGGGGCGGTACTGCCCATACTCGCGTTCTACATCGTGGCTGCCGAGGAACAGGGCGTAAAACCTGCACTGCTTTCAGGAACCATTCAAAATGACATTTTAAAGGAGTTTATGGTGCGAAACACCTACATCTATCCTCCCACTCCTTCGATGAAGATCATTTCTGATATTTTTGAGTACACCTCCAAAAATATGCCCCGCTTTAACAGCATTAGTATCTCGGGGTACCACATGCAGGAAGCAGGTGCCACCAGTGAGATCGAACTGGCCTACACTTTAGCCGACGGACTAGAATACATCCGAAAAGGCCTCGAAGCCGGGATGAACATCGACAGTTTTGCACCGCGCCTGTCCTTCTTCTGGGCCATAGGTTTAGATCATTTTACTGAAATCGCCAAAATGCGTGCAGCCAGGATGCTGTGGGCAAAACTGGTGAAACAGTTCAACCCGAAAAACGAAAAATCCCTCGCGCTTAGAACGCATAGCCAGACCAGCGGCTGGAGTTTGACCGAGCAGGATCCTTTCAACAACGTGGCACGTACTTCTATAGAAGCTGCCGCTGCTGCTTTTGGGGGCACCCAGAGTTTACACACCAATGCCCTTGATGAGGCTATCGCCCTGCCCACAGATTTCTCTGCCAGGATTGCCAGGAACACCCAGCTGCACCTGCAGCAGGAAACCCAGATCACGCGGACTGTAGACCCATGGGCTGGTAGTTATTATGTGGAAGAACTCACAGACAAGATCGCCCATAAGGCCTGGGAGCTTATCCAGGAAGTGGAAGAGCTGGGCGGTATGACCAAAGCCATCGAGGCCGGAATTCCAAAGCTAAGAATAGAAGAAGCCGCAGCCATTAAGCAGGCAAGGATTGACAGCGGCCAGGATATAATTGTAGGGGTAAACAAATACCGCAGGGAAAAAGAAGACCCCATCGTGACCCTGGAGGTAGATAACCAGTCGGTGAGAAGGCAGCAAATTGAGCGGCTTAATCAGCTGAAAGCCGACAGGAACAATGAAACAGTAAAACAGGCGCTTCAAAAACTCACCGAAGCAGCAAGATCGGGGCAGGAAAACCTCCTGGCGCTGGCTGTAGATGCCGCCCGTAAGCGCGCAAGCCTTGGGGAGATAAGCGATGCTTTGGAAGAAGTTTACGGCAGGTACAAAGCACAGATAAAATCATTTAGCGGAGTGTATTCAAAAGAGATCAAAGACGATGCTTCCTTTAAAAAGGCGAGAGAAATGGCCGACAAGTTTGCTGAACAGGAAGGCCGACGCCCCAGGATCATGGTGGCAAAAATGGGACAGGACGGGCATGACCGTGGTGCCAAAGTAGTATCTACAGGTTATGCCGATGTTGGTTTTGACGTGGATATTGGGCCACTTTTCCAAACCCCGGCAGAAGCTGCAAAACAAGCCGTGGAAAACGACGTGCACATTTTGGGAGTTTCTTCTCTGGCTGCAGGGCACAAAACACTGGTGCCACAGGTGATTGAAGAACTCAGGAAACACGGCAGGGAAGATATTATGGTAATTGTAGGCGGGGTGATCCCGTCACAGGACTACCAGTTCCTCTTTGACGCAGGTGCCGTAGCCGTTTTTGGCCCCGGAACAAAGATTAGTGAAGCGGCCATTCAACTGCTAGAGATCTTGATTGACTAAGGTTGGTCAGTAATGGCTAACGGATATCAATGCTATTGTTCTAAATTTACAAAACCTGAGATAAGCAAAATTGAACTGAGAACCTCAGGAGTGAGAACTTCCAACTAAGCCGGGTTTTCTTTCGTTAATTATGATCCTTCTATCGGTTCTTTTATCTTCAACTATATACAATAATGCCAGCCCATAAACAAATGCGGGGAGTGCTATTCTCATGGCAGAGTGGTTTACGGTGAGAAACCAGAACAACATAAAGCAAAGAAAGAAGTAGTTATTTTTAAATTTCAGCCAGAAGAGTAAAGGTACAACCACTAAAATTGTAACTCCCAGAAGACCTAATAAACCATGTTCAGAAAGGAGCCTGCTCACTTCACTGTGCGTAGCAATTTCTTCTCCCAGTTCTTTTTCTCTATAAGATTTAGCTTTTCCCACCCCAACTCCGACTACCGGATTATGATAAAAAGCTTCAAGTTCAGTCGACAAGAGGTCTACTCTTCCGGTAGTCAAATCTTCCTTCTCTCTACCCCTTGCGTCTTTCCCGGTCCATCTATTCACTATCAAACCCGAACTTCCGGCTGCCGAAAATGCCCAGGAAGCAAAAAGAACTCCTCCCAGAAAAATAACTTTCAATTGTAATTGCCTTTGCTCTCTTCGGTCTTGTTTGTAGTACAAAAGCATAATAAAAGCCACGGCACATATCACTGCAGTAACTATTCCTCCCCTGGAAAAAGTGATCAAAGCCCTGTAGCTCATCATACCCAACAATCCCAGATCAACAAGGTTGACCAATTTCCCCTTAATGTCAAACAGACGAATGACTAATAATAAACATCCCATTCCCATTATCGTGGCAATCTGGTTTGGACCGTATCCTCCAGTAGCTGCATAATTTGCACCTATGTTAATGACCATCTCCTGCAAACTTGGGGTATAAAAATAGAGGTAGAACATATTAGTTATTATGGGTAATAATAACATTAACAGGACCCTCTGAAAATCTTTTCTTGAGATTTTCTTGTAATAACAGTAGACAGCTGAGACCCCGAGACAAACAGGTCCACTGAGATTAAATGCCACTGCTTTTCGAAACACCTCATCATAATCGGGGTTAAGGGAAGCAATTACAATCCCCGGAACAAGAATCAACAGGTAAAGCCAGAAAGGTGTTGTCTTTGCGGAAGCTCCTTTAAAAAGCATACCGATAAGCAGAAAAATTATTACAGCATATTTTCCTGTCTCATAGAAAATAGCTCCTCCGGTCATCCTCCAAAAAATTTCAACTCCCGCAATATACGCGGCTGCCATTAAGGCTTCATTGTTCTTATTCTTTTTTTGAAGTATGATAAATATGAAGTAAGCAAAAACTGAGAAGAAATAAAGCATGGAAAGAGGCTCATACAGGTAAATTGCAAAAGCTATACCTATATGAAGCAGCAACAGCTTTATGTACTCCACCTGTAAGAGTTTCTGAATAACTTTAGGTGATCTCCTGTTTCTCAACAATATCTTCTTTAATCAACAATACTTTTTTATTTCTCCTGATGAACATACAACTCTTTTAAAAAATCTAAAAGCTGTTCTACTACCTGTTCTTCAGAATAATTTTGAAAAACCCTTTTTTGAAAGGCAACCGCATCCCGGTTCCTCTCTATTTCATTTTCAAAGTAGTATTGCAGTGCTTTAAAAAAGGCTTCAGCATCTTTAGGCGGGACCACCAGGCCATTACCTCCCACTACAGCTTCGCACTCTCCTACCGCGGTGCAAACCACCGGCAAACCTGCAAGACCATATTCAAGCAGGGCAACAGGCAAACCTTCTGAAGAAGAAGAAAGTACCCCAACATCGGCCTGGGCCAAAAAATCCGCAACCTTCCCCTGCTCTCCGTAAAAATGAACTTTCTCATTCAAGCCATTCTCTTTCAGGAATTTTTTTAATTCTTTGGAATAGAGATCTTCTTCCTCCTTTCCTATTAAATGCAGACTGACAGAAGAATCGATCTCTACCAATATTTGAAAGGCCTTGAGAAGGGTCAGGTGATCTTTGGGCTGTTTTAAATTGGCCAAATGCACTATTTTAAAACCCTCTGTCACATTAAGCCCTGGTAACGCTCCACCTTCAACAAGACGGGATGGAAAATTGGGGATATAACTTACTTTTTTACAATTCAAATTCTTTTCAGCCCAATCTTTGAGTTGGGAGTTAACACAAATAATTCCGTCGAAGTATCGCGAAAAAATAGATAATATCCCTGGCTTTAATTTTTTTTCCGCTCTTTCTCCAAAATGGTCATGCCACACCAGTTTCACTTTTGGAAGAGAAATTTTTAGCAGTACAGCCATAAACCAGGAGCTGCCGTGGGCCTGAATGATGTTTATTTTGTTCTTCCTTGCAAAACTTCTCAGTTTAAAAAGTGCTTTTAACCCAAAACGGCTTCGTTTCTCCAGGAAAAGGTAACCTACCTGCGGTGCCAGCTGGCTTTTCAGTAAACCTTCCATACGAGTACAGCAGAGAAAAGAACCGTCAATCCGCTTTGCCAGGGCATTGGCATAATTGACGGACATGCGTTCGGCGCCGCCGGGGCGCAGGCTGTCGATTAACTGTAGGACACGCATGTTGATTCCTGGCTCATTATGATATTCCCTTTTCATTATTGTTCAACGTTTAACGTTCAAGGTGCATTCTGCAAACGTTCAGCGTTAAACGTTCAGGGTGCATTCGTTTTCAATTTTTAATTTCAATCCTTTTTAAATTTTGAACCTTTTAAACTGGATCTGTTTATAAAATTTATTAAAGGTTTAATTTTCGCAATTTCCTTTGACATTCTTGAAGAAAGTTCATCGGTGCATCCGCTTCCTTTTTATAATTTCAAGCCTTTTTAAATTTAGATCCTTTAAGGTTAGATCGGTTGAGAAAATTTATAAAAGCCGTTATTTTTGCGATTTCCTTTTCACATTTATTGGCCAATTGCAGAAACTCTGCTTCTGTGATCAGCTTTTTATCCTTTGCCCGATACAGTTGAGACTTCAACTCAGAACAGGAGCCACGGGAGAAACCAAGAAAATTTCGAAATTCAAGATTTCCTCCTCTTCCAAAGCCTTCTGCTATATTATCCATTATGGAACCTGAGCTTCTATCCATTTGGTTTAGCAAAGAAAACCTTTTTCCAAGATGCGTAGATTCAAAAAGCACCTCCAGATCCTGGCATATCTCCCGGCCTAATTGCCAAATCTCGAGATCCTCAAACTTTTCAATTTTCCCCATAGTTTTTTTAAACGTTTAACGTTCTCGGTGCATTCTGGAAAGGATTGAAATATTTGGTTAAGAATCAAATTTTCAAACTCGAGAACTACAAATTCTCTTCTTTAACCAAATTATTAATTAAAATTCCAAAACACCTTAAACGCTGAACAATGAACCTTAAACCTTAAGATCTTCACAATTTCTTTCGCTTTAGGATTTGCCTAATAGCAACTTCAAACCTCTCCAACGTATACTGCTGACTCCATTTTTTTGCTGCCTCAGACATCTTTTTCATACGTTCTGGATCAGCCAATAACTCCTTAATTTCAGTAATATCTTCTATCCACTGTCCACTGACCACTGACCACTGCCTACCTTTATCTTGGCTCTTGGTTCTTGGCTCTTGATCCTTACTGTCCTCTGTACTCTGTCCACTCCTATTTAGCTCTTGGCTGTTAGCTGTTGGCTGTTGGCTTTGTTCCCCTTCTGACCACTGTCCCCTGACCACTGACCACTCCTTTTCCCCGTCTAGGTTCTTGGCTCTAGGTTCTTGGTTCTTGTACTCATCTAATAATATCCCTCTACTACCGTAATTTAGCATCCACGGCACACCACTCACCGGAGTAGCAATGGGAATACAACCAAAGAACATAGCTTCGGCAATGGCTTTGG
This Salinimicrobium tongyeongense DNA region includes the following protein-coding sequences:
- a CDS encoding four helix bundle protein, whose product is MGKIEKFEDLEIWQLGREICQDLEVLFESTHLGKRFSLLNQMDRSSGSIMDNIAEGFGRGGNLEFRNFLGFSRGSCSELKSQLYRAKDKKLITEAEFLQLANKCEKEIAKITAFINFLNRSNLKGSKFKKA
- a CDS encoding O-antigen ligase family protein, which encodes MEYIKLLLLHIGIAFAIYLYEPLSMLYFFSVFAYFIFIILQKKNKNNEALMAAAYIAGVEIFWRMTGGAIFYETGKYAVIIFLLIGMLFKGASAKTTPFWLYLLILVPGIVIASLNPDYDEVFRKAVAFNLSGPVCLGVSAVYCYYKKISRKDFQRVLLMLLLPIITNMFYLYFYTPSLQEMVINIGANYAATGGYGPNQIATIMGMGCLLLVIRLFDIKGKLVNLVDLGLLGMMSYRALITFSRGGIVTAVICAVAFIMLLYYKQDRREQRQLQLKVIFLGGVLFASWAFSAAGSSGLIVNRWTGKDARGREKEDLTTGRVDLLSTELEAFYHNPVVGVGVGKAKSYREKELGEEIATHSEVSRLLSEHGLLGLLGVTILVVVPLLFWLKFKNNYFFLCFMLFWFLTVNHSAMRIALPAFVYGLALLYIVEDKRTDRRIIINERKPGLVGSSHS
- a CDS encoding glycosyltransferase, translating into MKREYHNEPGINMRVLQLIDSLRPGGAERMSVNYANALAKRIDGSFLCCTRMEGLLKSQLAPQVGYLFLEKRSRFGLKALFKLRSFARKNKINIIQAHGSSWFMAVLLKISLPKVKLVWHDHFGERAEKKLKPGILSIFSRYFDGIICVNSQLKDWAEKNLNCKKVSYIPNFPSRLVEGGALPGLNVTEGFKIVHLANLKQPKDHLTLLKAFQILVEIDSSVSLHLIGKEEEDLYSKELKKFLKENGLNEKVHFYGEQGKVADFLAQADVGVLSSSSEGLPVALLEYGLAGLPVVCTAVGECEAVVGGNGLVVPPKDAEAFFKALQYYFENEIERNRDAVAFQKRVFQNYSEEQVVEQLLDFLKELYVHQEK
- the scpA gene encoding methylmalonyl-CoA mutase, whose amino-acid sequence is MSRKDLQHLKLKNIKKDSKRPENACEYKDLPHLNFAAGIPPYLRGPYSTMYVMRPWTIRQYAGFSTAEESNAFYRRNLAAGQKGLSVAFDLPTHRGYDSDHERVVGDVGKAGVAIDSVEDMKVLFDQIPLDQMSVSMTMNGAVLPILAFYIVAAEEQGVKPALLSGTIQNDILKEFMVRNTYIYPPTPSMKIISDIFEYTSKNMPRFNSISISGYHMQEAGATSEIELAYTLADGLEYIRKGLEAGMNIDSFAPRLSFFWAIGLDHFTEIAKMRAARMLWAKLVKQFNPKNEKSLALRTHSQTSGWSLTEQDPFNNVARTSIEAAAAAFGGTQSLHTNALDEAIALPTDFSARIARNTQLHLQQETQITRTVDPWAGSYYVEELTDKIAHKAWELIQEVEELGGMTKAIEAGIPKLRIEEAAAIKQARIDSGQDIIVGVNKYRREKEDPIVTLEVDNQSVRRQQIERLNQLKADRNNETVKQALQKLTEAARSGQENLLALAVDAARKRASLGEISDALEEVYGRYKAQIKSFSGVYSKEIKDDASFKKAREMADKFAEQEGRRPRIMVAKMGQDGHDRGAKVVSTGYADVGFDVDIGPLFQTPAEAAKQAVENDVHILGVSSLAAGHKTLVPQVIEELRKHGREDIMVIVGGVIPSQDYQFLFDAGAVAVFGPGTKISEAAIQLLEILID